The Drosophila nasuta strain 15112-1781.00 chromosome 2R, ASM2355853v1, whole genome shotgun sequence genome segment GAAGTTTTCAATTACGACTTCATTTGTTACACTTCCACACAATTGCCATGAAAATTAACTAATCCTATCAGCAGACAATGGACTGATGCCAGACTGTGGTTATCTCCGTGATTGGAGTAGCCCCCCAAAGGGAATTCTTAGCTTCAGATTCCGGTTGATACATTTGGCAAATTGTTGCCGGCTTCGCATTCGATAttgactttgacttcgacttcaGCCAGCGGCTTTTCCAATTCCGTTCCAAACGTGACTcggttcatttttttttgaggaACTGGTTTGGCGCTGGCCAGACGCACGTCAGACCCCGAGGAGATCAGAACTTGTGATTAGCGCTTTTATGTTTGCATAATGGTCGAGTAATGAGTATGAACCTTTCTCGCCCAAGAGCAacacttttttaattgttcttatttttggcaaattttctataaacaaataaccattaaaatgaattgaaattgaaattgaaagtcGCCAATGGCATTGAATTATTGGCAGAGGTCATAAATGTCTCAACTTGAACTTTAGTAATTAATTGAAGCTGAAATTAACTAGAGGAGGCTCAGTCTGCaaaagtgaataaaatttgttgctatGCAAGGGATTAAAGGGAAAGAAAATAGGAATTGATCAAACAAATATAAGTTATTAAAGTGGGAAATTTTTCTATTACTCCAAACGAAATATTGTCAGGGTAGATGATTAGTTTCTCTATATCGTGGAATTTTTATactaatattttaaaatatatatatattaatttaagtaTTAATTATATCCACATACATTTCAAACGCTATTATATTAAGGCATCAGTGTAATCTTTATGTGATAATAGAGTTAAATAAATGATCTGTCATCACATTAAGTTAAGGTTTATTTGCTCAAGCATCATAGTAcataaactattaaaaattttgacTCTTGATTCATACTTTTGTATTACACTATTTAAATTGATGTGAAATAATATCTACAGCGTAAACATATTTGTTGCGAATTTAATGCGATAAAAGAGATAGCTAAATGATATGTCATAGTGTTACGCTATAGTTAATTAGCATAATCTCTCATTCAAATTATGCCACAACCTTCAAGTGGCACATTTTGTAAAAGCTCATTTATTGCACTCCTAGAAACGACcttaaatgaaattctttcAACTCGAAttgcgagcagcagcagcacaacaaacaTTACATCATTTTGCAAAGAGTTGAGTCACTTTATATAccgtatgtatgtaagtgcTAACataatgtgtatgtgtgtgtgtgtgtgtaggtttGTTGTGGCATGATTGAGCACTTATGCCGTAAGTCGAtggtatacaaaataataactgAGAAAAGCTTCAACCTGAAAGCTCAGATATTACAAGTCTCAGCTCATTGAGGCTCTTGGACATGGGCCAGAtacttgtttcaattttttttttcttcgtctttttttcaatcattttgtattttatttttgggtcaTTGCAGCGCGAGCAGCTGGACAGCTAGGTGGGGGGTGTGTGTCAAGTGCAATGCTGGCATCGATCAAGTTGTCTTTATTGGGTTACTTACATGACTCGAGAGTTGAATACGAACCCGACCCCAACTCCAATTCCGAttccgttgccgttgccggcAAACGTCTTCGACTCGGACGCTGTCGGCAATCAAAGCCAAGTTGCtcgcctaagtcttttgttttctgccgttttttttcgttttttcttcgtctttctttctttcgatTCCGTCCGTCTTCCATTCATAACGTTGTGCGAGAGCAAGTTTGCCCAAATGGGTGTGACTCGTGGGTGCAAATCTCGTGGCGTTTGTTAACGTTTgggtacaaaaaaaaatccataCAAAACGACatgcaaatgaattaaaactcaatttcaaattattttttgtaaaactttacgaaaaaagtgaaagaaagGCCAGCCACAATGGACCATTCGGCCATGGTGCCCAACCGAAAATTTCCTctataaatacaaatgcactggatgttaaattattattcaaagcACAGCCCTCAGTGAAGGAGTACATCGCGTCCACAGCTTAGTTACCTATCCAAACACCAAAACCCTTCACGTAAACTGCAAAATGGCTTTCAAGGTAAGTCCCTGAAATTTCCTGAATATCCCAAAAATTTCTAATTCCTTTCACTCCTTTCATACGCTTTATAGTTGCTCGCTTTGGTctctctggctgctgctgtctcaGCTGGCGTGATTCCTGTGGAACACCACGAACATCTAGAGCCACAGCTCTACCATGCTGCAGTGCCTCAGCCACAGCATGTGATCTACCAGAAGCCCCACGACATTCACGCCCACGCTCACGCCCATGAGGTCTATCCCGATGATCCTCATCCCAAGTACAACTTCGCTTATGATGTGCAGGATGCTCTCTCCGGCGACTCCAAGAGCCAGGTTGAATCCCGCGATGGTGATGTTGTCCAGGGCGAATACTCGCTGGATGATGCCGATGGCTTCCGTCGCACCGTCAAGTACACCGCTGACTCCGTGAACGGCTTCAACGCTGTCGTGCATCGTGAACCTCTCGCTCATGCCCACCACAAAGTGGTTGCTGCCGCTCCACTTGCTCCCGTGCAGTATCACCATGCTGCCCCAAGTGCTGTGCTGAAGACTCCAGTGTCGTATGCTGCCCCCGCCTATGTTGCACCCACCTATGCTGCTCCCTCTCACTACGAGCACGAGCCACAGCACTACGAacatgagcagcagcagcatcaggcTCAGCACTATACCAGCTATGAGACTCCTGCCCCAGCCAGCCACGATGCCAGTGACTACTACCACCACTAGAGCCGAAGCGTGCACCGTTGAAAGTATTATTTTGCATCTCCCCATTCCATGTACTCATTGCCCCCAAACACATTCCTCTAGTGCCCTAAGATCTTTGTTAAATAGTTctattgtaaatatttcaatataattttgaatgcATCAAAACTGTGTGTTTCTCTATTTCATTTACGAGATTAGAAAAAGATGTTTTCTTACCATGGATAAAGTTTAACTACCATTTAAACTTCACAACATTTTAATACTCTAAtgactttaaaaatattcagctattcaaataatataatggtattcataattaaatcaatatttgaattgattgctttaaatttatatttactgaggcaaaaggcaaagcgGTTTGTTTAAATCTATTATTGCCTTTTTCCTATTAAAAGTTCTGAGGTATActaaatttactatttatcCTTTTTTCCAGCTGTTATCAAAATTATGTAACTCTCATGCTATTCTGAATTTAGCTACGAGAGATATGCCATTGCATGCGAATAT includes the following:
- the LOC132784144 gene encoding cuticle protein 21: MAFKLLALVSLAAAVSAGVIPVEHHEHLEPQLYHAAVPQPQHVIYQKPHDIHAHAHAHEVYPDDPHPKYNFAYDVQDALSGDSKSQVESRDGDVVQGEYSLDDADGFRRTVKYTADSVNGFNAVVHREPLAHAHHKVVAAAPLAPVQYHHAAPSAVLKTPVSYAAPAYVAPTYAAPSHYEHEPQHYEHEQQQHQAQHYTSYETPAPASHDASDYYHH